A genomic window from Sceloporus undulatus isolate JIND9_A2432 ecotype Alabama chromosome 9, SceUnd_v1.1, whole genome shotgun sequence includes:
- the LOC121915736 gene encoding ly6/PLAUR domain-containing protein 5-like: MWIETMDSPSMRWKAMAGFLVVIFFTSGTSALVCYQSVYFHQFSSQGNLLTELYSPGENVTCSPADHACIDAQLKLSIVSHIVVVRYRGCTTTKDPPDGSKSTTSDDGNFAIQYDVTCCSKDLCNAGTATEAAPDMIKWAPEPSKPINPSQCYSGLIFHEHETTLERVTCHQDSDQCYQGIGNISTEHLTSLLYIRSCHSTCTIPQREVFGPIEFSIQGTCCHGNFCNKKEDADPAQNNHTSEAANDSWEAVNHTTNFINNVTGDDSPRESEYDDSDEDDRIMGTAFPTLHPRAQGPIAGRGVILPLSPLLIALGITLLGLLG, encoded by the exons ATGTGGATTGAGACTATGGACAGTCCCTCAATGAGATGGAAGGCTATGGCAGGATTCCTGGTGGTGATCTTTTTTACTTCAG gaaCTTCAGCCTTGGTATGCTATCAGTCCGTTTACTTTCATCAGTTTAGCTCTCAGGGCAACCTCCTGACCGAACTATACTCCCCTGGTGAAAATGTCACCTGTTCTCCTGCTGACCATGCTTGCATAGATGCACAGTTGAAACTCAGCATAG TCAGCCACATTGTGGTTGTGAGGTACAGAGGTTGCACCACCACCAAGGACCCTCCTGATGGAAGTAAGTCAACCACTTCTGATGATGGGAACTTTGCCATCCAGTACGATGTGACCTGCTGTTCCAAAGACCTTTGCAATGCGGGAACAGCTACTGAAGCAGCACCTGACATGATCAAATGGGCTCCag aacCATCTAAACCAATCAACCCTAGTCAGTGCTATTCTGGCCTCATCTTCCATGAGCATGAAACCACACTGGAGAGAGTGACATGCCACCAGGACTCTGATCAATGTTACCAAGGCATTGGCAACATCTCAACTG AACACCTCACCTCATTGCTTTACATCAGAAGCTGCCATAGCACCTGCACTATTCCTCAGAGGGAGGTTTTTGGCCCGATAGAATTCAGCATCCAAGGTACCTGCTGCCATGGCAACTTTTGTAACAAGAAAGAAGATGCTGATCCAGCCCAGAATAACCACACATCGGAAGCTGCCAATGACTCATGGGAAGCTGTCAATCACACCACCAATTTCATCAATAATGTTACTGGAGATGATTCCCCCAGGGAATCTGAATATGATGACAGTGATGAAGATGACCGTATCATGGGTACAGCATTTCCAACGCTTCATCCCAGGGCACAGGGTCCAATTGCTGGCAGAGGAGTCATCCTTCCACTGAGTCCTCTGCTGATAGCTCTTGGAATAACACTCCTTGGGCTGCTGGGATGA